In Pleuronectes platessa chromosome 4, fPlePla1.1, whole genome shotgun sequence, the following proteins share a genomic window:
- the LOC128437797 gene encoding uncharacterized protein LOC128437797 has protein sequence MLGTSKLVIWVMTGLFAVTTVFFNVYIFLMSLLRYRQKKQWSPSETIIMALSVANVAHQVVCYIWMTMDEVDSKCLIPPKPYTIVLLIIFSLKFTIMWDTSFLTFYYSTKLVNTPNACYTHIQTTILKHVTLAVFLIVLCGLGTCMPMFVVFHADNQTKTNKDCGILVPDTQPGKIYEVIYLLFSDVFPGLLMAKCCISISLHLAIHLRNMKASSNGAHRPKLGSQMRVIQMALSLVAIFTVFLVVDLYVNYQIAVNHESAIGLTLFFTSIYTTGTAMVLIYGKKTMWKPLIHDFNMCLDIFPCLSCLKVPEGKATPINEATPSAPA, from the coding sequence atgttgGGGACAAGTAAATTGGTGATCTGGGTGATGACAGGTCTATTTGCTGTCACCACTGTTTTCTTCAATGTTTACATCTTCTTGATGAGTCTATTGAGATACAGGCAGAAAAAGCAGTGGAGTCCCAGTGAAACCATCATCATGGCTCTGTCCGTGGCCAACGTGGCCCACCAGGTGGTCTGTTACATCTGGATGACCATGGATGAGGTGGACAGCAAGTGTCTCATCCCTCCAAAGCCCTACACCATCGTTCTGCTCATCATCTTCAGCCTCAAGTTCACCATCATGTGGGACACCAGCTTCCTCACCTTCTACTACAGCACCAAGCTGGTGAACACGCCCAACGCCTGCTACACGCACATCCAGACCACCATCCTCAAGCACGTAACCTTGGCAGTTTTCCTCATCGTGCTCTGCGGCCTGGGTACCTGTATGCCAATGTTTGTGGTGTTCCACGCTGACAACCAAACCAAGACGAACAAAGATTGCGGCATTTTGGTGCCCGACACCCAGCCTGGCAAGATTTACGAAGTCATCTATCTGCTCTTTTCTGACGTGTTCCCAGGGTTGCTCATGGCGAAATGCTGCATCTCCATCTCTTTGCACCTGGCCATCCACCTCCGTAACATGAAAGCCAGCAGCAACGGAGCCCACCGCCCAAAACTGGGCTCTCAGATGAGAGTGATCCAGATGGCTTTATCTCTAGTGGCCATCTTCACTGTCTTCCTTGTGGTCGACCTGTACGTGAACTACCAGATAGCTGTGAACCACGAGAGCGCCATCGGGCTCACGCTCTTTTTCACATCCATCTACACGACCGGCACTGCCATGGTGCTGATCTACGGGAAAAAGACTATGTGGAAACCTCTGATTCACGACTTCAACATGTGCCTGGATATATTTCCTTGTCTGTCTTGTCTGAAGGTGCCTGAAGGAAAAGCTACACCCATAAATGAAGCTACACCCAGCGCTCCTGCATAA
- the vsig8b gene encoding V-set and immunoglobulin domain-containing protein 8b, with protein MEPVFTSMRLKVAVLWILTTLLKTNVMEALDITSSGPQTIQQPLGVTVTLGCTYTPSPQDTGDLDIEWSDLSPDMTQKDQLMMSYTGGHTHYYGDPSNSKRIRFIGDPKVGDASVSISNVLPSDTGTYQCKVKKAPGVDTRKVTLVVMVPPSVPKCWVDGGEEKGGPVSLRCADSRGSSPLTYTWTRESGGAIPVDSTQNQQSGELLIRNHTESNVGTYVCEVKNAVGKEQCKYELHAYNPTNKAGVIAGAVIGALLLLLLLLLLIWLLICCCHKRRYEKEVANEIREDVQAPDSRPTSRNSSLRSVMGYRTHPGVVYSSVRSNLPKSSAKRGIDGMLSPATAGHKSAELQYDHKYGYPV; from the exons ATGGAGCCTGTATTCACAAGTATGAGGCTAAAGGTGGCCGTGCTGTGGATTCTAACAACTCTGCTGAAGACAA ATGTGATGGAGGCGCTGGACATAACATCCTCAGGGCCACAAACCATTCAACAGCCCCTGGGCGTGACAGTCACCCTGGGGTGCACCTACACCCCCAGCCCCCAAGACACTGGTGACTTGGACATCGAGTGGTCCGACCTCAGCCCGGACATGACGCAGAAAGACCAACTG ATGATGTCCTATACAGGGGGTCATACGCACTACTACGGCGACCCCAGCAACTCCAAAAGGATCCGCTTCATAGGGGACCCCAAGGTGGGGGACGCCTCCGTCTCCATCTCGAACGTGTTGCCCTCAGACACAGGCACCTACCAGTGTAAAGTCAAGAAAGCGCCGGGTGTCGACACACGGAAAGTCACACTGGTGGTAATGG TTCCCCCCTCAGTGCCAAAGTGTTGGGTTGATGGTGGAGAGGAGAAAGGGGGTCCTGTCTCCCTCCGCTGTGCAGATTCTCGAGGATCCAGTCCTCTCACTTATACGTGGACGAGAGAGAGCGGGGGTGCAATACCAGTCGATTCAACCCAAA aCCAGCAGTCTGGGGAGCTGTTGATAAGAAACCACACAGAAAGCAACGTTGGAACTTATGTTTGTGAGGTGAAAAACGCTGTGGGCAAagaacagtgtaaatatgagcTGCATGCATACAACC CAACCAATAAGGCGGGTGTGATAGCCGGGGCGGTGATCggggctctgctgctgctgctgctcctgctgcttctcatcTGGCTCCTGATCTGCTGCTGCCACAAGCGTCGCTATGAGAAGGAGGTGGCCAATGAAATAAG GGAGGACGTCCAGGCCCCAGACAGCCGACCCACCAGCAGGAACTCCAGCTTACGCTCAGTCATGGGGTACCGCACTCACCCCGGGGTGGTCTACAGCTCCGTGAGGAGCAACCTGCCCAAAAGCAGTGCAAAGAGAGGCATTGATGGGATGTTATCACCGGCCACTGCAGGACACAAATCTGCTGAGCTCCAGTACGACCATAAATATGGGTACCCTGTGTAG